GTTTCAGCTAACGGAATCCAGTCAAACTGTAACCGACACAAATATAGAACATACAAATCAAACGCAACCAAATAACCCGCCTGCATTGGCTGCCCAATCGGCAATTTTAATCGATATGAAAACAGGCGAAGTGTTATATGCAAAACACCCGGATGATCGACATTATCCAGCCAGCATTACAAAAATTCTGACAGCCATACTGGCCCTCGAGCACAGCAAATTATCCGATCTGGTTACAACGAGCAAATTGGCGACCGAACAAGACGGAAACCGGATTTATCTGGTGGAAGACGAACAGGAAACGATGGAACATATGCTGTACGGATTGTTGTTGAATTCCGGAAATGATGCGGCGGTGGCAATCGCCGAACATGTGGCCGGATCGGTTCCTGCTTTTGCCGATCTGATGAATGAGAAAGCAAAACAAATCGGAGCTACTCACAGCCATTTTGTAACGCCAAACGGACTGCATGATCCCAACCACTATACAAGTGCGCATGATATGGCATTGATTGCACGCTATGCCATGCAAATATCCGAATTTCGACAACTTGTCGCAACAAAATATTATCCATGGCACGGCAAAGAATGGGATTCCGAACTTGTCAATCTCAATCGTCTGCTTTGGACATACGATGGTGCTACCGGAATCAAAACCGGCTATACGGACCAAGCCCAACAAACTGCCGTCGTCAGCGCCACCCGCGGAAATTCTTCTTTGTTGGCTGTACTGCTGGACATTCAAGGCTTAGATGAGGCGAGAAAAGAATCTGCCGAATTACTGGATTATGGGTTTTCCGATTTTCAAAACGTTCGTCTGATGAAAAAGGGAACGGAAGTCACGACACTTCACGTTCAGGGAGAGCCGCCGATTCCTGCCGTTGCGATGAACGACACTTGGTATATGGAGCGCAAAGCGGCAAAACCCGAGATTCGGACACATGTACGTGTATTCCCAATCACAACACCTGTCAAAGCAGGAACCAAAGTAGGTGAAGTGGAATTTATGGACGGACAAACCATCATTGCAAGAACGCCTGTTGCGATTGTGAAGGATGTCACTCTGTCTTCCGCTTCCCAATCCTTTCTGGCAAGGGATTCAACCGACACGCTGCTTTTCGCACTGCTCCTTTTTCTGATTGGCGCAGGCTGGTTTGTACGGCAAAAAAAGCGCCAGATGAAGTTTCCCCAAATGACGGAAACGGGAAAACGTTTTTTGTACAGGTCAGACGAATCATAAAGTGAAATAACCCCTGAACCATCCATGGCACGTAAAAAGGGTGATCGTGAATCACCCTTTTTTCATGCGCCTTCCTGATTTCCGCATCTATAGCTCCCGAAACAAAACGCCCAGATCGAATCGATGCAGTCCCTTCCAAACATCTCTTCCTTGCATGCAAAGCACGTCAACACATACACCTTTCATTATAAAAGAACAATGTCCAAAGGTTGGTCATACGCAACAGCCGTGAAAAATCGGGAAAGCCTGGGCCACATGGGCCGCACAAACCCGATGAAGGAACGGAACATGCCAAACCAGCGGAAAAAATTCGGGAGGAAGAGCAATAGATTCATCATCTGCAACACACCTCCATCACCCATTCCCTATACACTATGCAAAAATAGGAGAATGCGGTCATCCGCATTCTCCTATTTTTCGTTGTTCCACTTTCACAAAGCAAAACCGAATCCAATTCAACCGTACTACGCCCGGAGTGAATCGGGAATCCGATCGCAACGAACAATATCTTCTGCCGACTCTCTGCGCACTACGATTTCCCCGCGGCCATCTTTGACAAACACGACAGCAGGCCGGGCAATGCGATTATAATTGTTGGCCATCGAATAGTGATACGCACCGGTGCAGGAAACAGCCAAAATATCGCCTGGCTCTGTTTTCGGCAAAGGAATATCCCAAATCAGCATATCCCCGCTCTCACAGCATTTGCCTGCAATCGACACAACTTCATCATGAGGCTGATTCATCCTGTTCGCGATTGTCGCTTCATACTTTGCCTGATACAGTGCAGGCCGCAAATTATCGGACATGCCGCCATCGACAGCCAAATATGTGCGAACACCCGGAATTTCTTTGCGCGACCCAACCGTGTACAAAGTCGTGCCTGCCGTCGCCACGATACTGCGGCCCGGCTCCAGCCAAATTTCCGGATAGTGCAGGTTGCGAGCGGAGAATTCCTGCTGGATTACGTCTGTAAGTGTCGATACAAAATGTTCGATTTTTAGCGGCGTATCTTCACTCGTATAGCGTATTCCCAAACCGCCGCCGAGATTTACTACAGGCAATTCCAGATTATGTGTATTCAAAACTTCTCTGTATACATCAGCTACCCGTTCGATCGCGATTTGAAAGCCTGTCGTTTCAAAAATCTGCGAACCGATGTGCATATGCAAGCCAATCAATTGTAAATGGTCTTTTTTTAACGCCAAATCGATTGCCTTTCGAACGGCACCGCTTCCCAAATCAAATCCGAATTTGGAATCTTCCTGGCCTGTCGTAATATACTCATGTGTATGTGCTTCCACCCCTGGCGTAATCCGCAACATGACATGACAAGATTTCTCTTTCTCAGCGGCCAAGTGCTCCAATACTTGCAATTCATAAAAATTGTCCACAATAAACGTTCCGATGCCGATATCGAGAGCGTAAGAAATTTCTTCCAAAGATTTATTATTCCCATGAAAATGAATGCGTTCAACGGGAAACCCTGCTTGCACGGCTGTATGCAACTCCCCGCCGGACACGACATCCAGCCCCAATCCTTCCTGCTCTACCAGCTTGCACATGGCCATCGTACAGAACGCTTTCGATGCATATGTCACTTGAAATTTCATTCCCGATTGCTGAAATGCATGAATGTACGCTCGGCAGTTGTCCCTTAGCAACTGTTCATCATACACATATAAAGGCGTGCCAAATTGTTTGGCCAACTCAAC
Above is a window of Fodinisporobacter ferrooxydans DNA encoding:
- a CDS encoding D-alanyl-D-alanine carboxypeptidase family protein, giving the protein MKRTNTIDPIRNWVRTICLLTVCIVTLNVSFTASAHAFQLTESSQTVTDTNIEHTNQTQPNNPPALAAQSAILIDMKTGEVLYAKHPDDRHYPASITKILTAILALEHSKLSDLVTTSKLATEQDGNRIYLVEDEQETMEHMLYGLLLNSGNDAAVAIAEHVAGSVPAFADLMNEKAKQIGATHSHFVTPNGLHDPNHYTSAHDMALIARYAMQISEFRQLVATKYYPWHGKEWDSELVNLNRLLWTYDGATGIKTGYTDQAQQTAVVSATRGNSSLLAVLLDIQGLDEARKESAELLDYGFSDFQNVRLMKKGTEVTTLHVQGEPPIPAVAMNDTWYMERKAAKPEIRTHVRVFPITTPVKAGTKVGEVEFMDGQTIIARTPVAIVKDVTLSSASQSFLARDSTDTLLFALLLFLIGAGWFVRQKKRQMKFPQMTETGKRFLYRSDES
- the lysA gene encoding diaminopimelate decarboxylase — translated: MYLHGTSKRNEHGQLSIGGVEAVELAKQFGTPLYVYDEQLLRDNCRAYIHAFQQSGMKFQVTYASKAFCTMAMCKLVEQEGLGLDVVSGGELHTAVQAGFPVERIHFHGNNKSLEEISYALDIGIGTFIVDNFYELQVLEHLAAEKEKSCHVMLRITPGVEAHTHEYITTGQEDSKFGFDLGSGAVRKAIDLALKKDHLQLIGLHMHIGSQIFETTGFQIAIERVADVYREVLNTHNLELPVVNLGGGLGIRYTSEDTPLKIEHFVSTLTDVIQQEFSARNLHYPEIWLEPGRSIVATAGTTLYTVGSRKEIPGVRTYLAVDGGMSDNLRPALYQAKYEATIANRMNQPHDEVVSIAGKCCESGDMLIWDIPLPKTEPGDILAVSCTGAYHYSMANNYNRIARPAVVFVKDGRGEIVVRRESAEDIVRCDRIPDSLRA